The genome window TTCCGTGATGCGCTTGAACTCAAAGCCCGTGAAAATCTAACAAAAGAACTGAATCTTTTAAGATAAAAAGTAAGATTCATACCCCTCACCTAAGTTACTAAACCCCGCACCTACCGTATACCTGCAAGTATAAAACTGACTAAAACCTATGGAACACGAAGTAAAGCATGACCAGGAAGACCTGCGTTTTTATATAGTTATTGGCGACGAAGAAGCGGAACTTACCTATAGTTACACTGAAGAAGAAGATATGGATTTTGACCATACCTTTGTACCTGAAAGTGCCCGCGGTCAAGGTATAGCCCATAAACTGGCTCGTCACGGCCTGGATTTTGCCCGTGAAAACAACTGTAAAGCTATCGCCTCCTGCCCTGCTGTAGAAGCTTTTGTTAAGCGCCATCCCGAGTACAACGACATTATGCTGTGGCCTTAGCCGGTCAACTATAAAACCTGCAATTAATACCGTTTCTGTATTCAAAATTTCAGATATTTGTCTGTAACCAAATGCAAACATGCGCTGCACACTTGCTGGTGCTAGCCGCTAAAACCATACTATGAACGAAGAAATAAGAGAACTTGAGCCAAAAGCGCTCTGGAACTACTTCACCGACCTGAATGCTGTACCGCGCCCGTCTAAAAAAGAAGAACGCGTGATCCAGTTCATGAAAGATTTCGGCAACAGCCTGGGTCTGGAAACAATAGTGGATGAGATTGGCAACGTAATCATTAAAAAGCCAGCCACCCCAGGCATGGAAAACCGCCAGACTGTGCTGCTGCAAAGCCACCTGGACATGGTGCATCAGAAAAACGCTGATACAACTTTTGATTTTGAAACCCAAGGCATTGAGATGTATGTGGAAGAAGATTGGGTAAAGGCAAGAGGCACCACGCTGGGCGCTGATAACGGTATCGGTGTGGCAACCATTATGGCCCTACTGGCATCTAACGACATTCCACACCCGCCACTGGAAGCATTGTTTACCATTGACGAAGAAACCGGTATGACGGGCGCTTTGGGTTTGAAAGGCGGTATGCTGGAAGCCTCCATCATGCTGAACCTGGATACCGAAGACGATACCGAATTAACGATAGGTTGTGCAGGCGGCGTAGACGTAACGGCAACCGGAACTTATACTTCTGAAAATGCTGCTCCCAACACAACTGGCTACCGCTTAAGTATAAAAGGTTTGACAGGCGGTCACTCAGGGATGGACATACACCTGGGCCGTGGTAATGCCAATAAGCTGATAAACCGTGTGCTGGCACAGGCTGCTGAGCAGTTTGGCGTGCAGGTTGCTGAGATTGATGGCGGTAGTTTGCGTAATGCGATCCCTAGAGAGTCATTTGCTATTGTTGCTGTGGCGCAGGATCAGGCAAAGACTTTTGAAGAATTTGTAGCTGCACAAAAAGATATCCTGAAAAAGGAATACAACACCACAGATTCGAACCTGGATATAACTGTTGAAACTATAGCTACCCCTGCGCAGGTGCTGACCAAGGATTTCCAGTATAAGTTGTTGCGCAGCATTTACGCCTGCCCGAACGGCATTTACCGCCTGAGCCCTGATATTGAGAACCTGGTGCAGACATCGAACAACGTGGCGCGCGTGCTGGTGAAAAATGGCGAATACAGCATTCAGTGCTTAACCCGCAGCTCTGTTGACTCAGAGAAAATGGATCTGGCAAATGCGATCAAATCAACTTTCGAACTGGCTGGTGCTGATGTTACTTTTAAAGGCCAATACCCAGGCTGGACACCGCTACCAGGTGCCGCTATAGTTAAAGTTATGAGCGACCTGTACCGCGAGCTGTTTGACGGCGAGCCGCATGTAAACGCCTGCCACGCCGGCCTTGAGTGCGGTATAGTTGGTGGTAATTACCCGGGTATGGAGATGATCTCTTTCGGACCAAACATCCGTGGAGCCCACTCCCCTGACGAGAAAGTACAGATCAGCTCGGTACAGAAATACTGGGGCTTCTTACTTGAAACACTGGAGCGCATTCCTGTTAAAGTATAAAACTTATCTACATAAATTACCTTGAAAGCACCTGCCATAACAGGTGCTTTCTTTTTATCTTTGCCGCCATGAAAAACTGGATCATCCGTTATAGTTTCTTTTTTGCTGGGTTGTTGCTGTTTGGGTTTGCTAACGCGATGGCTGTGAAAGTTAAATACCTGGGCCTGCACCCCTGGGAGGTACTGAATGTGTCGCTTTTCCAGAAATTCGGCTTTAGTATTGGAACCTGGAGCGTGCTCGTTGGTCTGGCGGTGATTGCAGTTGCGTGGTTTGTGAACCGCAAGTATATCAATGTGGGTACTTTCCTGAACACACTGCTCATCGGCCCGTTCATGGACTTCTTCCTTTGGCTTGATTTTATACCTGAAGCTACTAACGGCTGGCAAGACTATGCACAGCTTTTCACGGCTATACTTATCTCCAGTATTGCAGGCGGACTTTATGTAGCAGGCGGTGTTGGTGCGGGTCCGCGGGATGGATTCATGCTTTCGCTGTCAGAGCGTACCCGTTTATCCGTTAGCCAGGCACGGATTGTAGTAGAGTGTATAGTGTTGATTATAGGTTACATGCTGGGTGGCCCGGTTGGTGTTGTTACGTTTCTTTATACTTTCATACAAAGTCCATTATTCCAGGTTACATTGTGCTGGTTCCAGAGATTGCGCATCTTTTTAACAGAAGACACCGCTCAGGTTCCTGTTGAGAAATAATTTGTAGCTAGCTGCTATAAAACAAAAAAGCCGCTCCAGTTATCTGGAGCGGCTTTTTTGTTTTAGTATACCATTACAGTCTGATAACTATACAGCTTCTCGTAATACTCATGTGCCATACGATCAGAACTGAAGAATGGAAGTACATCATACATACCCTGCTTCATGATACTTAACCACTTGCCCCTATCATAGTAATAGGTCGGGATGATCTCATTCTCCAGAATGTCCAGCATATTCTTATGATCTTCTGAGTCCTGAAGTTGGTCTGGCAGAGTAGTATCCACAATCGGAAGTATAAAACTGTTTTCTCCATGGCGGGCAAATTCAGGCAACCAGCCATCCTGCACCGAAAAGTTTACAGAACCGTTCATTGCTGCCGTCATACCACTGGTACCAGATGCTTCACGTGGCCTGCGCGGCGTGTTCAGCCAGATATCAGAACCATGTTTTAACTTACGTGACAGCTCCATCTCATAGCCGGTAAGCACCGCAAAGTTTGGTTGCTTAATAGATAGTTTTACCAGCCTGTTAAAAGTAGCTACAGCACCTTCGTCAAACGGATACGGCTTACCTGCCCAGATTACCTGAACCGGTCTCTCCGAATTATTGATGATTTTCAGGAAGCGTTCATAATCGCGAATCAACAGGTCAGCACGCTTATAGGCAGCAAAACGGCGAGCCCATACTATCGTCAGCACTTCCGGGTTAAATAACTTACCAGTCTGGTCTGCAACTGTGCGGAACAACTGGTGCTTCATTTCTTTTTTACGCTGCACAAAAGCCTGGTCGTTGCCAGATTGCAGCGCACCCCAAAGATATTCATCTGACCAATAACGGGCATGCTGGGCATTCGTGATCGCTTTTATTTCGCAGATGCCTTCGTTTTCGCACCACATCTGGTTAGCTACTTCGCCATGCAACTGTGACACACCATTCGATACTTTAGATAAACGTAAGGCAGCCAGCGTATGGTTAAACATGTGGCCATCCGTCAGGGTCAGCTTTCGCACTTCTTCCAGTGGCGTACCGTTAAAGAAACTCATACGATCCAGGAAGTTGATATCATGCTCTTCGTTACCGGCTTTCTCAGGTGTATGGGTCGTAAATACCATATGCTCACGTACTTCCTCTGCACTTCCGTACTTCTCCAGTAAGTAGAATGCCAGTGGCAGCGCATGGCCTTCATTCAAATGGTAAAGGTCTGCACCACCAAGTGCTTCTACCACTTTACCGCCACCTATACCTAAAACTATACTTTGCGCAATTCGTGTACTTACTTCAGGGTCGTACAAACGATGTGTAATAGTACGGGCCAGGTAATCATTCTCAGGTATATCCGTTGTCAGGAAATACATTGGTATAGTTCCGAAAACCTCCGGCTTTAATACCAGCGCCTTTACTTTTACCGGGTGATTGTTGACTTGTATCGTAACAGTGATGTTGGTTTCTTCCAGAAAAGTGTAGAATTTCTTCTGAAACTGCGCACGCATGGTTTGGTCATCGTTGCGCACCTGGTCGTAGTAGCCATACTTCCAAAGTATACCAATACCGATCATGTTCTGTCGCAGGTCGTGGGCACTGCGCATATGCGATCCTGCCAAAAACCCTAAACCTCCAGAGTATATTTTAAATGCCTGGTCTATGCCATACTCCATGCTGAAGTAGGCTACCCGCTTATTGTATTTTTCGTCAATATCGTAAGGATGATACCACCTGTTATATAGTTCCATATGCTAAAAGTTTTAACCTAAACCGACAAAAAAGTGCTATAGTTTCTTTATGCCAACTAAACCCAAAATGTTACTTTTTAGACTTTATAAAATTCTAAAAGGCATAATTCATTATGTTTTAAGGGGTTGCAAGAATACTACCTCTACAGCACCTATGCAAGTAATTCACAAAATACGTGCCTGTAATTCACTCAGTATCTTTACATTTTAGCAAATGGCTCTCCGAATAGTATACTTTAACATCATATTAACCCGTTATACTTGAACCTAATTAACCTTATTATAATTGTATCTCCGGTAACCCGAACAAAGCTTAACATGCGCCCTACAGTACATCGCCCTAATTTTACGGACCGGCCAAAATTTATGGCCTCCTTCTTAGTATTTCATGTTCTTTTATACCTGGCTTTTGCTTTTCCGGCACTGGCAGGCTCACTTGATAAGACACCTAATCCACAGCGACTACAGGAACTGGATCAGTTTGCTTTTAATACGGATGTTCGCTATACCAAGGATGTAAAAACACTGGCTTCTTACCTTAACACAGGAGCTACTACAGACTATGAGCGCGCCCGTATCATCTTTGCCTGGGTAGCCAGGAATATCCGTTACAATGATTATGGTTACAACTCCGGTAATTTGGGCAACTCTTCAGTAGAACACGTTCTTAAAACACGCCTGTCAGTTTGTGATGGATATGCCCGCTTATACAAAGCCCTGGGCGAAGAAATGGGTCTGAAAGTAGAAAAAGTAAGTGGCTACGCAAAAGGATACGGTTATGCTCCCGGTAAGCGTTTTTACCAGACAAATCATGCCTGGAACAGCGTGTACCTGAACGGTAAATGGCGGCTTGTTGATGCTACCTGGGGGTCGGGAGCAGCAGAAATGGTGAACGGTAAACTGAAAACTAAATTCAGATACTCTCCTTACTGGTTTGATACGGATCCGCATGAATTTCTATTCAGCCACTTGCCAAAGGAACCGAAATGGCAACATATTAATACCCCTATTACGCTGGCACAATATGAGAGATTAACTTCTGTTGATGAGTCACTATTCAGGCTGGGGGCAGATGCTGCAGAACTTTTACAGGATCTTACTAGTGGTAAACTTAAAACGATAGCCACCACCTGGAATACTGACCTGAATGTGCAGATAACCAAAGCACCCTTAGAAGGTAAATTGATGCCCGGAAAACCTTATACTTTATCCTTTAAAGCGACGAATGATGTTGAACTGATTGTACTGAACAACAAGAAGTGGCTATACTTTACTACAGCCGGAGAAACACATACACTTAAAGTAAATCCGTCTCAGGGGAACTTGGCGGTAATGGCCCGTAAAAAAGGCAGCAAAGGAAATTACTCTTATTTTATGGAATATAAAGTCGGAAGTTAGATAACAAGTTCTTCAAAAGTAAGGGGTTACTGATAAAGTAGTCCCTTTTTTGTTATGTCTAGAGACCAGTTTACCATCAGGCTTTAGTGTTGTTAAGCTTTATTATAGTGTAGCATCACTTGTAATGCTTCACTAGTCGGGCTTAAAAGAGCGCAACGCAAAACAAGGCGTTTGATATTCTTAATATATAACAAGAGACTCCGGTTCAATTCATCCTGCTGTTAAACCCTTCAGGCAAGTTCAAGTCAAAGCAAAAGAAAGTTCAGCTGACAACTAAAAAAAGCTGCATTTTAAATCAGAAATACTATTTTTAAGAAGTTTTATGTGGTAGCTCTCACCGGCTATACTTTTAAAACTTAGTTACTATTTTTTCAAAAATTAAAACAATCTAACTAAACACTATGCAATTAAATTACTCTGGAGAGCGCAAGGTTAAACTGAAGGCTCAGTTTAAATACCTTGTACTTGGAGCGGCTTTTATGTTTGCGTTTGATGCTTCTGCACAGCATGGCATCAAAGGTGGCGCTAAAAAAGCTACACCATTCATTAATAAAGCTAACATGGATCTGAGCGTGAAGCCGGGCGATGACTTTTATACTTACGCTAACGGCGCCTGGTTAAAAGCGAATCCGGTTCCAGCCAAAGAAACACGTTGGGGTAGCTTTAACGAGTTGCGTGACTTCAACATTAAAGCCGTTCGTACTATTCTGAACGATGCAGCAGCTGCTAAAAATGCGAAAGCAGGCTCTGTTGAAAAGCGTGTAGGCGATTTCTACGCTGCCGCTATGGACAGCGCCGCTATCGACAAGCTGGGTTATACGCCTATAAAAGGGGATCTGGAGCGAATTAAAGGTATAAAAGATGTAAACGGTATACTTAATGAGGTAGCCTACCTGCGCACAACCGGCGCTGCATCTCCTATGTTCGGTTTCTATGTGGGCCAGGATCGTAAGAACGTAGAGAACATGGTACCGCAACTGAGCCAGGGCGGTACTACACTTCCTGACCGTGACTATTACCTGAAAAACGATGCGCGCAGCACCAAAATCCAGGAGGCTTACAAAACTTACATCACGAAGCTGTTTACCTTAACAGGTGCAGATAAGGCTACGGCAGAGAAAAATGCGGAGACCATCTTCAACCTGGAGAAGAAAATGGCAGAAGCGCAGATGGCACGTGTAGAAATGCGTGACCCGTACAAAACCTACAACAAATTTGCCGTTGCCGATTTCAGCAAGACCACTCCGAACATGGATTGGAAAGTGTTAATGGCAAAAATGAAAGTAACAGGCCAGGATACTGTACTGGTAAGCTCACCTAAGTTCTTTACTGAGCTGAATAGTTTACTAACTAGCACTCCGGTTGCTGACTGGAAAACATACCTGCAGTGGAATGTAATGAAATCGGCTGCTCCATACTTGAGCTCCGATTTTGTGAATGCTAACTTTGCTTACACGCAAGCATTGACCGGCCAGAAAGTTCAGACGCCACGTTGGCAGCGTATGTCTTCTCTGACAGACGGCACGATTGGTGAATTGCTGGGCCAGCTTTATGTTGCCAAGCACTTTAAGCCGGAGGCAAAAGCCCGTATGGACGAGATGATCGCTAATCTGATCAAAGCATACGAGATCCGCATTAAAGGCCTTGACTGGATGAGTGCTGAGACAAAAGAAAAAGCCTTGGCTAAACTTCATGCTTTCAGACCAAAAGTTGGTTATCCGAATAAATGGGAAACTTATGAAGGTCTGGCAATTTCGCGCGATGCTTTCTTCCAGAACGTGCGCAACTCAGGTGAGTGGGGCTACAACAAAATGGTAAGCCAGCTGGGCAAGCCTGTTGACCGCGAGCGTTGGGGTATGACACCTCCGACTGTAAACGCTTACTACAGCCCGGTTATGAACGAGATCGTGTTCCCGGCAGGTATCCTGCAGTTCCCGTTCTTCGATCCGAATGCGGATGATGCGGTTAACTATGGTGGTATAGGTGCCGTAATCGGTCACGAGATATCTCACGGCTTTGATGACTCTGGTAGCCAGTACGACAAAGACGGTACCCTGCGCAACTGGTGGACTGCTGAAGACTTAGCTAAATTTAAAGAGAAAGCAGCTGCTCTTTCCAAGCAATATGATGCTTATACAGTACTGGATACCATACACGTAAATGGTAAACTTACACTTGGTGAAAACATTGGTGACTTGGGTGGCCTGAATGCTGCTTACGAAGCTTTTAAAATGACGAAGCAGGGTAAGTCTAAGAAGAAGATCGATGGGTTTACACCGGACCAGCGTTTCTTCCTGTCGTGGGCACAGGTTTGGAGAGCTAACACGCTTCCTGAAACTGCAGCACAGCTTATCGTAACAGATCCGCACTCTCCTGGCCAGTACCGTACCATCGGTGCTCCGGTTAACATGGATGCCTGGTACAAAGCATTTAACGTGAAGCCTGGCGACAAGCTTTACATTAAACCTGAAGATCGTAACAGAATCTGGTAAGTATAATCGGATAAGTTTTATACTTCTAAAAGCCGCTCAGACTATAGTTTGAGCGGCTTTTATTTTATATTTAATCTGCATTACCCCTTCCAGAAAATGGAGCCTGGTTTAAACCTTCAGTTAAGTTTATAGTTGAAAGATATTGTAACTTTAAAATCAGACCACAACATGGCGAATTTATTTTCCCCGCTAACAATAAAAGGAATCACGCTTAAAAACAGGATTGCTGTATCACCAATGTGCCAGTACTCCAGCCAGGATGGTTTTGCAAACGACTGGCATTTAGTACACTTAGGTAGCCGTGCCGTTGGTGGCGCCGGACTGGTAATTGCCGAAGCTACTGCCGTGTCGCCGGAAGGCAGAATTACACCGGATGATATTGGTCTCTGGAAAGATGAGCATATTCCGATGTGGCAACGCATCAATACTTTTATTGAGGAACATGGTGCTGTTCCGGGCGTGCAACTGGCGCATGCAGGTCGTAAGGCCAGCCACAAAAGTCCGTGGAAAGGGGCAACAGCATTAACGCCAGAGGAAGGAGCCTGGCAAACGGTAGCTCCTAGTGCAATCCCTTTTTCAGAAGCAGAACCTGCCCCACTTGCCTTAGATAAAGAAGGTATACAAAAAGTAATTTCAGATTTCAGAGCTGCGGCGGTAAGAGCTGTAGAGGCCGGATTTAAGGTGATCGAAATTCATGCGGCACATGGGTATCTGTTACACGAATTCTACTCCCCGCTCAGCAACAAACGCACCGATGAATATGGCGGCTCTTTTGAGAACCGCATCCGTCTGCTGCTGGAAGTGACCGAAACTATAAAAGAAGTATGGCCTTCTGACTATCCGCTATTTGTACGCATCTCTGCTACAGACTGGACCGAGGGTGGCTGGACAGGCGAAGACTCTATAGCGCTGGCAAGAATATTAAAAGATAAAGGAATTGACCTGATTGATTGTTCTACAGGCGGAAATGTACCAGCTGCTAAAATTCCGGTTGGCCCGTGCTACCAAGTAGAATTTGCTGAAAGTATAAAAAGAGAAACAGGCATTTTGACGGGCGCCGTAGGCATGATCACAACAGCACAGGAAGCAGAAACTATAGTTACTACCAGTCAAGCTGATATTGTATTACTGGCAAGAGAACTGCTACGAGATCCATACTTCCCGATGCATGCTGCCTTTGAGCTTGGTTATGAACATGCCTGGCCATCGCAGTACGAACGGGCAAAGCCACGTAAAGTATAGGGGCTATACTTTCATATAAATAAAAAGGGCAGACGATGAGCTGCCCTTTTTATTTATACTTCAGCTTAGCTTTTCTAGGCATTTCTCTAAATCAATTCCTTCTCCCAGCACACCTTTAAACAGATCACCTTCTTGCTTGATGCGGTCTGGTACGTTGTGGATAGTAAATGCTTCAGGGGTTAAGCCTGGTTTTACTTCATCCCAGCTTAATGGCGTAGAAACAGTGGCTCCCGGTTTAGGGCGAACAGTATAAGCTGAGGCGATAGTTTGTCCGATAGAGTTCTGCAGAAAATCCAGGTATACTTGTTTGCGACGTTCTTTTGGGCTTCGTTCCAGGCTGGTTAATTTAGGAAGCTTCTCGTGTACCAGTTGCGCAACCAGGTGGGCAAAATCCCGGGCTTGATCAAACGTATACTTAGCACCTAGCGGCATAAAAATATGCATGCCTGTTGCGCCGGATGTTTTACAGAAAGTGGTTGCGCCTGCCTTATCCAGCACTTCTTTGGTTGCCAGCGCCACCTCCACCACATCATCATAAGTGTTCTCTCCCGGGTCAAGATCTATTACCATGTAATCCGGCTTCTCTAAGCTGGCAATGCGGGAGTTCCAGGGGTTAAGCTGAATGCAGCCCAGGTTGTTCATGTAGGCCAGGGTAGCTTGGTTATCACACACCAGGTACTCCACATCTTCACCTGTGCTCTCTGCTCTCAGTTTTATAGTTCTAACCCAATCTGGAGTGTGCGTAATATCTTTCTGAAAAAAACCTGGTTTGGTTATGCCTTCCGGGTTTCGGAATAGCGACTGTGGCCGGTCTTTTAAGTACGGAACTATAACGTCGGCTATACTTTGGTAATAATTGATCAGGTCGCCCTTTGTAATATTTTCTTCAGGCCAGTATAGCTTATCCAGACTGCTGAATGCTACTTCCTGACCATCTATAGTTTGTGTGACGCGGTTTTTATGTTTTGATGCTGAGGCTGATTTCATTATGTTAGCTTTTGTTGCACTGGGTTGATGTTCTGCTTCTTCCACTGCTTCGGTTGTATGGATGGCATTCTCCCGAACCACGTCTGTCACTTTTTTGTCTTCGCGAAGCCCTTCATAAATTGCCTGGCGCATTATTCCTTCATTGGTCCATTCAGCAAAAGAGATCTCGGCAACCAGTTCAGGTTTTACCCAGGTGGCCGGCGCATTGGGTTTTACTTTCCCAGAAAAAGGAGATTCATTCTGTACCAGTTTATCGAGCCTGACTTTAAGTGCATCCAGCGATTTAGTGTTGAAGCCGCTACCACTCTGCCCTACATAAGTCAGCTTTCCGTTCTCATATACCCCTAGCAGCAAAGCGCCAATGTGCTTCCGTTTACCTTTTGGTTCTGTAAATCCGGCTATTACAGCTTCCTGGCGCATATGCGTTTTAATTTTGAGCCACTCGGTGCTGCGCTGGCCGGTGCGGTACGGGCTATCCGCTTTTTTAGCCATAATGCCTTCCACATTGTTGCGCTGCGCTTCCTTAAAGAACGCTATACCGTTACCCACCACATGGTCAGAATAACGCACTGCCGGCAACTCATCAGCCAATAACTCTTCCAGGCGCTTTTTCCGCTCCAGCAAGGGCAGGTCACGCAGGTCTTCACCGTTCAGGTATAGCAAGTCGAACACATAAAAGTATAAATGCTGCGAAGGTGTGTTCTGGTAATTCTGCAACTGCTGAAAAGTAGCATAGCCTTTGTCGTTCAGCACTACAATTTCCCCATCCAGCACTGCATCCTGCCCCAGTTGCTTCAGGCTATCAAGTATAGGCTTATAGGTTTCGCCGTAAGATTTACCGTTTCGGGAGTATAACTCCACCTTTCCATCCTCAACTTCAGCCACAGCCCTGAAACCGTCCCATTTTATCTCATAGATCCAGTCGTCTCCATCAAAAGGGCCATCCGTAAGTTTGGCCATCATAGGCACAATTTTTCGCAGAATTTCTGAAGATTTAGCGCTCGGTTTAGCTTTGGCTGCCTTAGCTTTCGTGCTCTTCTTTACAGTTTTAGTTGATGAGGATTTAGCAATTTTACCCAGGTGCTCTTCACTGTCATAAGGTTCTGAAACAGCAGCTTCATCTTTCTTTTTCACCAGCAACCAGGCTCCTTCCTGACGCCCTTTCATCTTTACAAGCGAGAAAGCGCCCTGCAGTTTTTTCCCATCCAGCACAAAGCTTATACTTCCGTTTTCCAGCCCCTGTAGCAGCAGTTCCTCCCCTTCTTTCGGGTCGTCGGTCTCAACAGAACTATAAAAGCCTTCGTCCCAGATATCGACGTGGCCAGCGCCATAGTTACCCTCCGGGATGTCGCCTTCAAAGGTTCGGTATGAAAAAGGATGGTCTTCTACCTGCATCGCAAGCCGTTTGTCGGTAGGGTTCATGGATGGCCCTTTCGGAACAGCCCAGCTTTTAAGCACCCCTTCCATCTCCAACCTGAAATCGTAATGCAAGGTAGATGCCTGGTGGCGTTGCACCACAAATCGTAACTGTCCTTCGTGTTTCTGCTGCTTTCCTTCCGGCTCAGGTGTTTCGCTGAAGTTGCGTTTCTGGTTATACTTCTGTAAGCCCATATGGTGAAACTATAGTTTATACCTGTTTAGGATGCCCGCATGCGAGGCTGGTTAGAACTTAAACTTGCCTTGAGCTGGGCCATCAGGTCCTTGGTTTTAGTCGGGATGGTTTCCACTTTTTTTGGCGTCGGTTTCTTCTTACCTTTTGCCTTGGCCTCAATGGTTTTCATCAGCTTTTCGGTATAAGTATCGCGGTAATCGTG of Pontibacter deserti contains these proteins:
- the ligD gene encoding DNA ligase D, whose protein sequence is MGLQKYNQKRNFSETPEPEGKQQKHEGQLRFVVQRHQASTLHYDFRLEMEGVLKSWAVPKGPSMNPTDKRLAMQVEDHPFSYRTFEGDIPEGNYGAGHVDIWDEGFYSSVETDDPKEGEELLLQGLENGSISFVLDGKKLQGAFSLVKMKGRQEGAWLLVKKKDEAAVSEPYDSEEHLGKIAKSSSTKTVKKSTKAKAAKAKPSAKSSEILRKIVPMMAKLTDGPFDGDDWIYEIKWDGFRAVAEVEDGKVELYSRNGKSYGETYKPILDSLKQLGQDAVLDGEIVVLNDKGYATFQQLQNYQNTPSQHLYFYVFDLLYLNGEDLRDLPLLERKKRLEELLADELPAVRYSDHVVGNGIAFFKEAQRNNVEGIMAKKADSPYRTGQRSTEWLKIKTHMRQEAVIAGFTEPKGKRKHIGALLLGVYENGKLTYVGQSGSGFNTKSLDALKVRLDKLVQNESPFSGKVKPNAPATWVKPELVAEISFAEWTNEGIMRQAIYEGLREDKKVTDVVRENAIHTTEAVEEAEHQPSATKANIMKSASASKHKNRVTQTIDGQEVAFSSLDKLYWPEENITKGDLINYYQSIADVIVPYLKDRPQSLFRNPEGITKPGFFQKDITHTPDWVRTIKLRAESTGEDVEYLVCDNQATLAYMNNLGCIQLNPWNSRIASLEKPDYMVIDLDPGENTYDDVVEVALATKEVLDKAGATTFCKTSGATGMHIFMPLGAKYTFDQARDFAHLVAQLVHEKLPKLTSLERSPKERRKQVYLDFLQNSIGQTIASAYTVRPKPGATVSTPLSWDEVKPGLTPEAFTIHNVPDRIKQEGDLFKGVLGEGIDLEKCLEKLS